The following proteins come from a genomic window of Frankia casuarinae:
- a CDS encoding epoxide hydrolase family protein, with the protein MLITPSRIRVPEDVLTGLRQRIARVRWPQPAPGPAWSQGTDLAFLQGMLADWATFDWRAAEERINGGYDQFVAEVSGLRVHYVHHRVPGADGPPVILTHGWPSSFVEMLPLVDRLRDPAAYGIDAPARDVVAVSLPGYPFSERPAGEHTLRDTARVWHDLMTGLGYPRYLAAGSDFGSGVSTFLALDHPDTVAGLYLTDLELDPVLDPAVDPTPLSPAERAYLDAGERWSLTEGGYHAIASTRPQTLAYGLTDSPAGLAAWLLEKWRAWSDCAEGRVPRVSREFLLTTLTLYWATGCVGSTLRDFHDNRQVQEGMTVGDRVLAPTAFGRFGNGLDDLRPPPPEFVGRLCRVVRSTVHDEGGHFPAVEVPDRLAADMLAFFAEC; encoded by the coding sequence GTGCTGATCACACCGTCCCGGATCCGGGTGCCCGAGGACGTCCTGACCGGACTGCGGCAGCGGATCGCGCGGGTGCGCTGGCCGCAACCGGCCCCCGGCCCGGCCTGGTCCCAGGGCACCGACCTGGCGTTCCTCCAGGGAATGCTCGCCGACTGGGCCACCTTCGACTGGCGTGCGGCCGAGGAGAGAATCAACGGCGGGTACGACCAGTTCGTCGCCGAGGTGTCCGGGCTGCGGGTGCACTACGTCCATCATCGGGTGCCGGGGGCCGACGGTCCGCCGGTCATCCTGACCCACGGCTGGCCGAGCAGCTTCGTGGAGATGCTCCCGCTCGTCGACCGCCTGCGCGACCCCGCGGCGTACGGCATCGACGCTCCCGCGCGGGATGTCGTCGCCGTGTCCCTGCCCGGGTATCCCTTCTCCGAGCGTCCGGCCGGGGAACACACGCTGCGGGACACCGCGCGTGTCTGGCACGACCTGATGACCGGGCTCGGCTATCCCCGGTACCTGGCCGCGGGCAGCGACTTCGGTTCCGGGGTCAGCACCTTCCTGGCACTCGACCATCCCGACACGGTGGCCGGGCTGTACCTGACCGATCTCGAACTCGACCCCGTCCTGGACCCGGCCGTCGACCCGACACCGCTGTCCCCGGCCGAGCGTGCGTATCTGGACGCCGGCGAACGGTGGTCGCTGACCGAAGGCGGCTATCACGCGATCGCGTCCACCCGGCCCCAGACCCTCGCGTACGGGCTGACCGACTCGCCCGCCGGGCTGGCCGCATGGCTGCTGGAGAAGTGGCGTGCCTGGTCGGACTGCGCCGAAGGCCGGGTGCCCCGAGTGTCCCGGGAGTTCCTGCTGACCACGCTCACGCTCTACTGGGCCACCGGTTGCGTCGGGAGCACGCTGCGCGACTTCCACGACAACCGCCAGGTCCAGGAGGGCATGACGGTCGGTGACCGGGTCCTCGCCCCCACCGCGTTCGGGCGTTTCGGGAACGGCCTGGATGACCTTCGCCCGCCCCCGCCCGAGTTCGTCGGACGGCTGTGCCGCGTGGTGCGCTCCACGGTGCACGACGAGGGCGGGCACTTCCCCGCGGTGGAGGTTCCCGACCGGCTCGCCGCCGACATGCTCGCCTTCTTCGCCGAATGCTGA
- a CDS encoding radical SAM protein, translating into MGADVAGGIAIWDRFPPTQRMVINYTLTCNLACDHCIVESNPTRRERLTLDEVRSVLEQGQRTGKRHVTFSGGEVFLYPQVMCQAIAHGVRLGYVVDVESNAFWARNPAQAEARLRPFVEAGIHGLSLSADVHHMRYFPVERPINAARAARASGLATEIQFCTSADEQADEQIRAALIAAGEPFVVLELLDRGRAREMHRIWRGRPVTELPDCDDLTTTVHATGDAYACCQLDIGVDDMKRTPVFLGPVRGPGSDPAEQARRERLVHAFHDPQSPAYFRTMVAEDPQFQDLADARFTNICDFCLRALSDPARVAALERVLARAGRTAC; encoded by the coding sequence GTGGGGGCCGATGTGGCCGGCGGCATCGCGATCTGGGACCGTTTCCCCCCGACCCAGAGAATGGTCATCAACTACACTCTGACCTGCAATCTTGCGTGCGATCACTGCATTGTGGAGTCGAATCCGACCCGCCGGGAGCGGCTGACCCTCGACGAGGTCCGGTCCGTACTCGAGCAGGGGCAGCGCACCGGGAAGCGACACGTCACCTTCAGCGGGGGCGAGGTCTTCCTCTACCCACAGGTCATGTGCCAGGCCATCGCCCACGGCGTCCGGCTCGGCTATGTCGTCGACGTGGAGTCCAACGCCTTCTGGGCCCGCAACCCCGCCCAGGCCGAGGCCAGACTGCGGCCCTTCGTCGAGGCCGGCATCCACGGCCTGTCCCTCAGCGCGGACGTCCACCACATGCGGTACTTCCCCGTGGAGCGACCGATCAACGCCGCCCGGGCGGCCCGGGCCAGCGGCCTGGCCACCGAGATCCAGTTCTGCACCTCGGCCGACGAACAGGCCGACGAGCAGATCAGGGCGGCCCTGATCGCGGCCGGCGAGCCGTTCGTGGTGCTCGAGCTGCTCGATCGGGGCCGCGCCCGGGAGATGCACCGGATCTGGCGGGGACGTCCGGTCACCGAGCTGCCCGACTGCGACGATCTGACCACCACCGTGCACGCCACCGGTGACGCCTATGCATGCTGCCAGCTCGACATCGGCGTCGACGACATGAAGCGGACGCCGGTGTTCCTGGGGCCCGTGCGCGGCCCGGGATCGGACCCGGCGGAGCAGGCCCGGCGGGAACGGCTCGTGCACGCCTTCCACGACCCGCAGTCCCCAGCCTACTTCCGGACCATGGTCGCCGAGGATCCGCAGTTCCAGGACCTCGCCGACGCGCGGTTCACCAACATCTGCGATTTCTGCCTGCGGGCCCTGAGCGACCCGGCCCGGGTGGCGGCCCTGGAACGGGTGCTCGCCCGGGCCGGACGGACCGCGTGCTGA